Proteins encoded within one genomic window of Pseudalkalibacillus sp. SCS-8:
- a CDS encoding SRPBCC family protein has protein sequence MTDRTFVYATYIATTPEKLWRALTSGEFTSKYFFGRRVESDWTEGAEVIYYREQDEVDIQGVVLESKRYELLKFTWKSPDDPTDRTEPTIVTFEIKQMDDTVKLTVIHENLLETDYSDDRNTFMGVNNGWPAIMSNLKSLLETDMTLSAIRV, from the coding sequence ATGACTGACCGTACTTTTGTTTATGCAACCTATATTGCAACTACACCAGAGAAGCTATGGCGAGCTCTTACATCCGGAGAGTTCACTTCGAAGTATTTTTTCGGCCGGAGAGTTGAGTCAGATTGGACAGAAGGGGCTGAGGTTATCTATTACAGAGAGCAGGATGAAGTGGATATACAAGGAGTAGTCCTGGAAAGTAAACGATACGAATTGTTGAAATTCACCTGGAAGTCTCCTGATGACCCGACTGACCGTACAGAACCGACAATCGTCACTTTTGAAATTAAGCAGATGGACGATACAGTGAAACTGACAGTGATCCACGAAAATCTTTTGGAAACTGATTACAGTGATGACCGAAATACCTTCATGGGTGTAAACAACGGCTGGCCAGCGATCATGAGTAATTTGAAGAGCCTGCTCGAGACGGATATGACGCTTTCAGCCATCCGAGTATAA
- a CDS encoding helix-turn-helix domain-containing protein — protein sequence MDNVFKALADGSRRQLLDQLYTQNGQTLSELCEHLDMSRQAVTKHLHILEEADLIKVLRQGRTRLHYLNTAPISEIYERWISKYDRHRIEALKEMKIQLEEEKDD from the coding sequence ATGGATAACGTATTTAAAGCGCTCGCAGATGGAAGCCGAAGACAATTGCTTGATCAGCTTTACACTCAAAATGGACAAACATTGAGTGAGTTGTGTGAACACCTAGATATGTCCAGACAGGCCGTGACCAAACACCTTCACATTTTAGAAGAAGCCGATCTCATTAAAGTATTAAGGCAGGGACGCACAAGGCTCCACTATCTCAATACAGCTCCGATCAGTGAGATTTATGAAAGATGGATCTCAAAATATGACCGGCATCGCATTGAGGCACTCAAAGAAATGAAAATTCAGTTAGAGGAGGAAAAGGATGACTGA
- the merA gene encoding mercury(II) reductase translates to MEKEKYDFVVIGSGAAAFSAAIQGVERGLKVAMIEKGTVGGTCVNVGCIPSKTMIRAAEINSLAIHQPFNGLTIKSEHPDLSNLNRQKNELVNRLRKEKYEDLIEEYDFDLIKGEAHFKDKYSISVGERILSAEHFLIATGATPFIPDIPGLKSIDFLTSTTALQLEKVPERIAVIGAGYIAMELGQLLHHLGAQVTLMQRSDRLVKHLDSEVSEVVEQSLSDQGMNLQLGITFTRVEEINGVKRIYFEKNGEEHYVEAEEILVAAGRKPNTTSLQLDQAGVETGEAGEVKINDDLQTNIPHIYAAGDVTLGPQYVYVAAYEGGLVAKNLGLPDKQKLNLSTVPSVIFTNPSIASVGLTEQEARTQGYEVQAVVIPLAAVPRALANHETTGLFKLVVDAQSKVLLGAQIVAENAGEVIYAATLAVKFQLTIDEIKDTMAPYLTMAEGIKLASLSLDRDVSKLSCCAE, encoded by the coding sequence ATGGAGAAAGAGAAATATGATTTTGTCGTAATCGGTTCAGGAGCAGCGGCATTTTCTGCAGCGATCCAGGGAGTGGAAAGAGGATTGAAGGTCGCTATGATTGAAAAAGGGACTGTTGGAGGGACTTGTGTCAACGTTGGATGTATCCCTTCCAAAACGATGATTAGAGCAGCTGAAATCAATAGCCTTGCCATTCATCAACCTTTCAATGGATTGACCATTAAAAGCGAGCACCCTGATTTATCAAATTTGAACCGTCAGAAAAATGAGCTTGTAAATCGATTGCGGAAAGAAAAATATGAGGACTTGATCGAGGAGTATGATTTTGACTTGATAAAAGGGGAAGCACACTTCAAGGACAAATACTCCATATCAGTAGGTGAACGGATATTGAGTGCTGAGCATTTTCTCATCGCCACTGGGGCAACTCCATTCATCCCTGATATTCCGGGGTTGAAATCGATTGATTTCCTTACTAGTACAACTGCACTCCAGCTAGAAAAGGTTCCAGAGCGTATTGCCGTCATTGGAGCAGGTTACATCGCAATGGAGTTAGGTCAACTCCTTCATCATTTAGGAGCACAGGTAACATTGATGCAACGAAGTGATCGTCTGGTTAAGCATCTTGATTCCGAAGTGAGTGAAGTCGTTGAACAATCATTATCAGATCAAGGTATGAACTTGCAACTAGGTATTACATTTACAAGAGTGGAAGAAATAAATGGGGTAAAACGGATCTATTTCGAAAAGAATGGTGAAGAACATTATGTGGAAGCAGAAGAGATATTGGTCGCAGCTGGCCGAAAACCCAATACTACTTCACTTCAATTGGATCAGGCCGGGGTTGAGACAGGAGAGGCAGGGGAGGTAAAGATCAATGACGATCTCCAAACGAACATCCCTCACATTTATGCTGCTGGTGATGTAACATTAGGCCCTCAATATGTCTATGTGGCAGCCTATGAAGGTGGACTGGTCGCTAAAAATCTCGGACTCCCGGATAAACAAAAGTTGAATTTATCTACAGTCCCTTCAGTCATTTTCACAAATCCGTCCATTGCATCGGTAGGATTGACTGAGCAGGAAGCGCGGACACAAGGCTATGAGGTGCAAGCAGTTGTAATACCACTTGCTGCTGTGCCACGAGCGTTAGCGAATCATGAAACGACAGGCTTGTTTAAGCTTGTGGTTGATGCACAATCAAAGGTTTTACTTGGTGCACAAATCGTCGCAGAAAATGCCGGTGAAGTTATCTATGCGGCCACGCTAGCGGTAAAGTTCCAGCTTACCATTGATGAAATCAAGGATACGATGGCTCCGTACCTGACAATGGCAGAAGGAATCAAGCTGGCAAGCTTATCCTTAGATCGTGATGTCTCCAAGCTATCGTGTTGTGCAGAATAA